One Owenweeksia hongkongensis DSM 17368 genomic region harbors:
- a CDS encoding DUF4442 domain-containing protein, with the protein MNLPKLAAKAATSPFYRWVLSKGLNTMVPFNGPHKFKVHDIGKHHLEIHLPYRKKNLNHLKGIHACAMATLAEVSSGFLLIGILDPKRYRLILQRLEMVYHYQAKTAVKARFEVDPSFMEKEVVEPLKKEGKIMLPATIKIFDTEDNHVATGIAHWQIKSWEKVKTKV; encoded by the coding sequence ATGAATTTACCCAAATTAGCAGCAAAAGCCGCCACTTCACCTTTTTATAGATGGGTTCTTAGCAAAGGGCTAAATACGATGGTTCCTTTTAATGGACCACATAAATTTAAGGTTCATGATATTGGGAAACATCATTTAGAGATTCACCTTCCTTATCGGAAGAAAAACCTCAATCACCTCAAAGGTATACATGCATGCGCGATGGCAACCTTGGCGGAGGTGAGTTCAGGTTTTCTCCTTATTGGAATTTTAGACCCAAAAAGGTATAGACTCATTTTACAACGTCTTGAGATGGTCTATCATTATCAAGCTAAAACAGCAGTAAAAGCAAGGTTTGAAGTGGATCCATCATTTATGGAAAAAGAAGTAGTGGAGCCATTAAAAAAGGAAGGGAAGATAATGCTTCCGGCCACGATTAAAATTTTTGATACAGAAGATAATCATGTGGCCACCGGCATAGCCCACTGGCAGATAAAGAGTTGGGAAAAAGTAAAGACAAAAGTTTAA
- a CDS encoding CsbD family protein, which translates to MDKLELKGKWNETKGKLKKAYGDLSDDDLKYAEGQEDELVGKLQQKLGKTRDEVVKIIRDL; encoded by the coding sequence ATGGATAAGTTAGAGCTAAAAGGAAAATGGAATGAGACCAAGGGGAAATTGAAAAAAGCTTATGGTGATCTTTCGGATGATGATTTGAAATATGCAGAAGGACAGGAAGATGAATTAGTTGGTAAGCTTCAGCAAAAACTTGGTAAAACTAGAGACGAAGTGGTGAAAATTATTCGAGACCTATAG